In Mytilus edulis chromosome 6, xbMytEdul2.2, whole genome shotgun sequence, the following proteins share a genomic window:
- the LOC139526290 gene encoding uncharacterized protein gives MKKYYDEIEIHIRGLESLGQSEDTYRAFLVPIIMNKLPGEIRRNLARQYRSTDLQLNELRRGIFDELYIMDAGKTLEQLEHPTATAAFLTNTNYSNRNRGNKNTNATNTKPKPLCAYCKEPHSSVNCTEVSDYNGRMSIVKKDRLCFNCLGHHSLSACKSTNTFNKCHKRHHTSICKDNVKTNEDNKPTGDITVGTIQHNAEEPDTILHSQTTDRVLLKTAINPLSAEHEILDAKILFDEGTQRSFITEELAEKLKLKPTGTESVNLSVFGDNANSTKIRHLSKGLVYLITTEGKLPIRVLIVPEIAVPMRTYVRQAAKLTYLSGIKLAHPVTADENFEISILIGADYFWSIVQNDIIRGEGPTAVQSKIGYLLSGTLHSHNSDTDGYKRASMMNVMIATKTDEYDLEKFWKIESLATEKIDTTKLAEQMDIQKTYEEKQIRYHDNRYFVTLPWKEDHPTLPTNKAIAQRRTESVVRRLSKEPKLLEKYTK, from the coding sequence ATGAAAAAATACTACGATGAAATTGAGATACACATTAGAGGATTGGAGTCATTAGGTCAAAGTGAAGACACATACAGAGCGTTTTTAGTGCCCATTATTATGAACAAACTACCCGGTGAAATCCGCAGAAATCTTGCCAGACAATATAGATCTACAGATTTACAACTGAATGAATTACGCCGTGGAATTTTCGATGAACTTTATATTATGGATGCAGGCAAAACTTTAGAACAGTTAGAACACCCTACAGCTACCGCCGCCTTTCTGACAAATACAAATTATAGTAATCGAAATAGAGGTAACAAGAATACAAACGCAACTAACACTAAACCCAAGCCACTCTGTGCGTACTGTAAGGAGCCACACTCGTCTGTTAATTGCACTGAAGTATCTGATTACAATGGCCGAATGTCAATCGTGAAAAAAGATCGTTTATGCTTTAACTGTCTAGGACACCATAGCTTGTCAGCATGTAAATCTACAAACACTTTCAACAAGTGTCACAAACGTCATCACACCAGCATTTGCAAAgacaatgttaaaacaaatgAAGACAACAAACCAACAGGGGATATAACCGTAGGCACAATTCAACACAACGCGGAGGAACCAGACACTATTTTACACTCGCAAACGACAGATCGTGTACTTTTGAAGACAGCAATTAACCCACTAAGTGCAGAACATGAAATACTTGATGCAAAAATATTGTTTGACGAAGGCACACAGCGCTCATTTATCACAGAGGAATTAGCCGAAAAATTGAAACTCAAACCTACTGGAACTGAAAGCGTTAACCTATCCGTATTTGGAGACAATGCAAATAGTACTAAAATTCGCCATTTGAGTAAAGGATTGGTATATCTCATAACTACAGAGGGTAAACTTCCGATTCGAGTCTTGATCGTTCCAGAGATCGCAGTACCGATGAGAACATATGTACGCCAAGCAGCAAAACTTACATATTTGTCAGGAATCAAATTAGCTCACCCAGTAACAGCAGatgaaaactttgaaatttcTATTCTAATTGGAGCTGATTACTTCTGGTCAATCGTTCAGAATGATATTATCCGAGGCGAAGGACCGACAGCTGTTCAATCAAAAATCGGATACCTGTTGTCTGGAACGCTACATTCACACAACTCTGACACAGATGGATACAAGAGAGCTTCAATGATGAACGTGATGATCGCAACAAAAACCGATGAGTACGACTTGGAGAAATTTTGGAAAATAGAGTCACTGGCTACCGAGAAAATTGACACTACAAAGTTAGCAGAACAGATGGATATTCAAAAGACTTATGAAGAGAAACAAATTCGTTACCATGACAACAGATATTTTGTAACGTTACCATGGAAAGAGGATCACCCTACGTTACCGACAAATAAAGCCATTGCACAACGAAGGACGGAAAGTGTAGTAAGAAGACTTAGCAAAGAACCCAAACTACTGGAAAAATATACGAAATAA